CTGATTCAAAAAACTTGCAGCAGGCGGGCTCTGGAGACCAGACCCGCCGAGGAGTATGAGTATGTAAAGCTAGAACTATCGAGGTATGGGAAACCCTCGAACAGTTCGTATGCTAAAGAACTTAGTTGCTAGGTTCAAGCctgattttatttttctgatgGAGGTGAAATGTAACCGCGAGAAAGTTGACTTAATAAAGCGTAGTCTTTCTTATTCTGGTCTCTTTTTCATAGATCCTATTAACCAAGGTGGGGGTTTGGCTTtactttgaaaaattaatggttCAGTCAGTTTGTTACGTGCTTCTAGAAATTTTATTGATGTCAAAATCTCTTTACTGGGTTTGCCGGATTATCGATTAACCGGTTTTATGGTTTTCCTGAGCGTTCTAGAAGGTCAGCTTCATGGGAGATGATTCGGGATCTGTGTAGTAATCATTCTTTGCTTTGGGTAATTATTGGAGATTTTAATGACATGTCTTTACAGAGTGAGAAGAGCGGCGGTCGCAGACATCCACCTAATTTAATTAAAGGTTTTTCAGATGTGATTGAGCAGTGTAATCTATTAGAGGTCCCTATGATTGGGCATGCGTTTACTTGGGAAAAGAGTAGAGGATATCATAATTTTGTTCAAGAGAAGTTAGATTGGGGATTAGCGTCGTCCAGCTGGTTTCAATTGTTTCCTTCGGCCAAAGTTATTAATGAGGAAGCTTCGGCCTCTGACCATTCTGCTCTTGTGCTGTGTCCGACCCATAGTGAAGGGGTGTTTGTTCACCAGTTTCGATTCGAAGCTGCCTGGACTCAAGAACCTGATTGCCGAGAACGGGTTGCAAGCTCCTGGAATGTGAATGTCTCGACTGACATTCTGGTTAGGCAGGAGCAGTGCGGGCAGACGCTTTATAAGTGGGGAGCCAAGTTGTGCAGTCGGTTTTCTTCCAAACTTGTGGATTGTCGAGCTGAGATTCAAAGGCTGTAAAAATGTGTTGACGGGGCAGGTCATGCATTACTATTAGAAGCTCGGAAAAACTTGGAAAATATCCTGTACCAACAGGAATTGTATTGGAAGCAAAGAGCAAAAAAATTGTGGCTGGCTGACCGTGATATGAATTCAAAAATTTTTCATGCAGCTGCTAATAATAGAAGGAAAAAGAATAGTATTGAGAGGCTTCGTGATGCAGATGGCGAGTGGCGCAGCTGGGGTGCAGGTTTGGATTCTGTTATTCTCTCTTACTTTACTCAGCTTTTTACCTCGAATGGTTGTGTTGTGGGTCCTATTATTGAAAATGTGGTGCCTAAGTTGTCTATGGAAAATTGTGATATGCTCTGtggtgattttaatgttgtggaAATTAAAGAAGCCTTGTTTTAAATGCACCCTGACAAAAGCCCTGGTCCTGATGGTTTTAACCCCGGTTTTTATCAGAAATTTTGGGATGTAGTAGGAGGGCAAGTTACTGAAGCTTGTTTGTTATGGTTAAATTCTGGAGTGTTGCCTGATGAGATTCATGAAACTAATATTGTATTAATCCCCAAAAAATCAAAACCTGAGATGGTTTCTGACTTGAGACCGATAGCTCTTTGTAATGTGATCTACAAAATTATTTCTAAAGTCTTAGCTAATCGGTTAAAGAAAGTCCTTCATGTTCTCATATCTCCGTCCCAGAGTGCCTTTATCCCAGGCAGACTAATCATTGATAGTGTTATGCTGGCATTTGAGGTGAATCACTATCTCCACCAGAGGACTAGAAGGGTTTCAAGTGGTATGGCTGCTCTTAAGCTTGATATGTCTAAAGCATATGACAGGGTGGAATGGAGATTTCTTCAGGAGATGTTATTGAACCTTGGACTCCCATCGAGCTTTGTTGACCTATTAATGCAGTGCGTTACAAAGGTTAAATATAGGGTTGTCCATGGGAAACATGCAGTGGGCCCTATTGTTCCACAGAGGGGACTCCGTAAAGGGGATCCACTGTCACCGTATCTTTTTATTATCTGTGCGGAGGGCCTTTCTCTCTACTTGTCTCGGTTGGAGTCAGAGGGTCGGATCCGAGGTTGTGTTGTTGCGGACCAAACGCCAATAATCTCTCATCTGTTCTTCGCTGATGATAGTTACTTATTCTTCGGAGCGAATCGATCAGAAGCTTCAGCAATTAAACAAGCTCTAAATGATTATGAGCGTGCTTCTGGacagaaaataaatttatcaaaatctTCTATATCTTTCAGCCGAAACTGCCCAGATGGTGAGTGTGCAGAAACTAGTAATATTTTGGGGGTTTCCACTGTAGCCCTCCCGGATAAGTATCTGGGTCTTCCTTCGGTGGTGGGAAGGAATAAGTCACAGGTTTTTGGCTTTGCAGAGGACATGGTGCGGTTTAGATTAAAGAGTTGGAAAGCCAGATTTCTATCAAGAGCAGGTAAGGAGATTATGATCAAATCGGTAGTGCAGGTGCTTCCTACTTATGCTATGAGTCTTTTCCTATTCCCTGTGAATATCTGTGATGATCTAGAGAAGTagatgaattctttttggtggggttcAGATGGTTCGGGTAAAGATAGTTTACACTGGAAATCGTGGGATAAGCTATGTTGTCCTAAAATTTTTGGTGGAATGGGGTTCAGAAAGTTCCATAATTTCAACTTAGCTTTATTGGCTAAACAAGGTTGGCGACTTAGCTCAAATCTTGAGTCTCTTGTGGCACGAGTTTTTAAGGCTCTTTATTATCCGGATAGCTCTTTTCTTGATGCATCGTTATCTGAGGGGCCTAGTTTTATCTGGCGTAGTATTATGGGTGCTCATGAGTTGTTAAAGTCAGGTATACGCAGGTTTGTAGGGGCGGGTGGTGAGGTCCGGATTTGGGAAGACCTGTGGCTCCCTGATGATCATTTTCCGTGTATCGAAAGTGAAAAATTAGATGGGTTAGGGGTGGAAGTGGCGGCTGATCTTACGGAAGAGGGTCGACGGTCATGGGATGTTAAGTTAGTTTCAGGCATTTTTGTTCCTCGAGATGCAGAACTTATTCTCCGTATCCCCTTATCTAATCGGGTTGATCATGATGTGTGGTACTGGAAGGATGACCAACGGGGCAACTATACAGTTAAAAGCGGGTACCGAAAGCTTATGTCTAAATTTGGAACAAATTGGTTCATTGATTCTCCAATATGGAATAGAATTTGGAATCTTAAAGTATCTCCTAAGGTTAAGAACCTTCTTTGGTGGGTTCTTGCTAACTGTTTCCCCTCTAAAGTTGCACTGAAAGCTCGGAAGGTTCCAATCTCAGATTTATATGAGCTTTATCATGGGGCGATGGAAGATTCTtatcatatttttctcaaatgtACTATGGCTCGAGCTATTTGGACTCTTTCGCCTATTGGGGATGTGGGAACTCAATTTCATAACATTTTGGATTATTGGGGTTGGATCTTCTCTAAACCGGTGGAGCTTGTTGAGCTTGTAGCGGTTTTATGGTGGATTATTTGGGGTTATAGAAACGACATTGTGTGGAATCGGAAGGATTCACAAGCCTCGTTCCTCTACCATTCGTTCGGTTCCTTTCTGCAGGCCTGGAAGAGAGCGCAGACGTCGGCTTCTCCTTCAGGCAGTCCGGCTGTGCCGAGCCCAACGGTGTGGCAACGTCCTCCTGCAGGTTTTCCAAAACTGAATGTGGATGGTGCTTCGTTTGCGGAAGAGTATGTGGCTGGGTTTGGGTGTATCGTTCGGGACGAATTGGGTCGGTTTGTTGCAGCTAAAAATGGTACCTTGCAGAATTATCAGGATGCATCGTTCATTGAAGCGCTATCGGTCCGTGAAGCTCTCAGTTGGATCAAAGACCGTGGATGTAAGGATGTAatcattgaatcagattctttgATCGTGGTACAGTCTATGGCCCGCCCGTTAGAGGCTTCATCTCCTTTTGACGCCTTAGCCAATGATTGTCAGTTTTCATTGAACGAGTTTTCTAACTGCTCTATTCGATTTGTTTGTCGTTCCGCAAATTCtgttgctcatttgttagctagaagtagtattttacctttacatcagggtgagtggttttctatacccctgattttatttgtaatatatttCTTCTTGATTATTAATATATGCTACtttggttgtaaaaaaaaataacaattaattagtttaataataataatatagtaaAACCTCTACGTATTCTTATGATCTATCTTATATGAATTATAttttatcaataaataaatattttattaatttatagaataatttttattttatacattatatatttcaaattaaacAGTTAATTTTTTCGGTAactaagaaaaaagaaataaataaataattaattaatgatgtATATTTAAGTTTATTAATATTGCCAAAaaagaatttaattaattttgagtTAGAGTGATTcaaaataaaatgcatatatatatatatatatatatatatatatatatatatatatatatattagaataCAAAGCAGAGGTGGAGACAGGGACGGGGAGGGGCGGCCGACCCTTCGGTCCCGCCAGAAACCCCCTATATAGGGGTTTTAAACCCTGATTCCACCAGCAGCCGTCATGGTTACAGCGactgaagaaaaagaagaatcgTACCCTTcccatctattttttttaaccttaaACAGTCCAAAACGACATCGCTTTGGACTGTTCAGGGTTAAAAAATAAAGAGATGGGAAAGGGCAAAATGCCCTTCCTAtctctttattttttaaaaacccaaattaaaaaaaaaatattgagggGGTTGGATAATTTTCCAAATTGCTCCatttttatttggaaatttcaaTTGATCAATTCATTTCTATCTCACTCAATTTTCAACttcaaataagtttttttattttttgattctttattttattataggTTTAGTTTCATGATTTCTAAATTAGGGATTGTTAAAttgaggatttttttttttttttgagatttcTAATTTAGAAGACTATTAATATGTTGTTTGTTTAGAGATTGTTTAGTAATTACAACTAATTTTGGGATTTCTGATTAATTTAGAGATTTTAAATTTagagtataatttaatatatctaatttagagtataatttaatatttctaGTTActttaattgaaattatgatttATTTACTATGTTGGGATTAatttcgtttatttattttatttaggaaAAACGTATTAATTTTCTTACTATAGGTACACAAATACTTTTTACTCTCATTTTTATGATATAATTTGTCttttatattgttttttatttttataaatatgttGAAGTAGCATTTTTTGTCGACGGTTTAGCCCCCCAACCTATAGgttctggctccgccactgttaTAAAGTATTGTAAATTGTTTTAAgggcttaatgcatatttatacCCTTAAACTTGGCAAGTTTTGCCTATTGGcatcctgaacttttaaaataacctatcacacacctataatTGGTTTTAAAAGCCTATCAAACACCTATAGTTGACTCATTCAGACCTCTTGCACACAAAATCATTGACCGTCCATCTTTAACAGATGAGATGTCATGTGCGTgctatagaaaaaagaaaaacgtGTAAGTTCGTGTTATATGTCACTCATCTGTTAAAGATGGCtgatcaacgattttgtgtgcaAGAGGTCTGAATAAGCCAACTATAAgtatgtgataggtttttaaagccagcTATAAGTgcgtgataggtttttaaaaccaGTTATATGTGTGTGataagttattttaaaagtCCAGGTTGCCAATAGGAAAAAACTTATACATTAAGCGTTGTTTTAAGTGCATAATATAGAGTTTACAAATTATTTGCTTCAAAATGAGAAGTATATGTCATAGTTTAGATCCTCCATACAGTTAaagatgaaattaatttttgtttgcatgaaaagaaaaaacaatttctatttttacatattttatgaaaacataaaagttcaaataaaaattatttagaaaGTACCttattttatgaattatatatataatttttatacgtatttaatgaattttttttatagttttagtGAGCCtcaatgatttttattttttaaattactaTCTTATTATGCATTTAGTGAAGTTATTATTTTATCCTATTAGCTTAAGTTGAGACTGGAGAAAATTATCATTTAATCGAgattaataatttatcaaatattaatttatcgatgtTTTACTGTAACAGTAAAATGTGAAATTTGGAGGAGTTATTCATTTTTTTGtatgatagaaattgggacgagacagaacttgggcggggtgCCTCCATCGccccaagaactgacaaacccgtaatatattaataaaagaaaaaaaaataagtgtttgaacaagagaataagaaggagaacaaacaaaagaaggggggaggagaaaagtttaggaaagtCAAAAAAACCGCAAATGAGAagtactacaaatgtcatcattgataaacctgtggcaaaaagcaagagctgaaggccaccaattgatcactgactCCAAACTTAGCCAgcgcatcagcaactctatttccttccctaaagatgtgagaaaaaagaatgttcatcctagagcaaatgttgagacaatgcaaccactcttgacgaatactccaaggaacatccatggaacgatgtctaagTAGATAAAcaacgtacattgagtctgactcaacccaaagctggtgccaatttttctctcaaacaagttcaattgcgaaaatagcggctctcaattcagccatataagcaaaagaaatgaggtagaaaaagcaaaacaacctttggaaaATCCTCGATAGTTACGAAAAATACCTCCCGCTCCTGCCTCGCctggagtgccaaaagcagagccgtccacaaAATCACATtacaatttatatttatattttttcttaaaGTATAATGTAGGTTgcccaatttataaatttataaactcGTCTTATAAGTTAAAAACTTGTAAATATTGATTTTTTGTTTGTGTAGATTACAGTCAAATGATAGGTAAGTCATATTTTTactcaaatttaattaatttgtaaagttatttttttttagttactCTAAATGGCTTTTTTTAGGTAAATAATCACATCATTAAAGTACGAGTTTACAAAAAAGAGCACATGGTTATCTTTTTTACCCATATTTTTTGAACAAGTGTTGAAAGAGAAAAGTGAAGAGTGATGAGGTGATAAGAAGAGAATATGGAAGTATTTGGAGGGGATAAAGTTTGAAGTGAACTTTTAGGAAACCAAATTAGAAAGTTGAAAATGCTTCCTCTATGACTGATTTAAGACAGTTAAAGATTCTCACCTGATTTTTTGATATTTATCTTTAAACTGATTTTACAGACTCATAAATTAAAAGACGAAATTGAATTTATATTTGATGTCTGCTTGAAATCCAACATGAGAGTAAAAAGTTTACATTAAGTAGAGTATCCAGCATCTTCTTCTCTATGGCAGGCCTATGTTATGTTAGTTGTGCATTGGGTATCTAACTCCAGCTGCCAGCACTCTCTGCTGCTGAAGCTGTTTTTGTAGCAACACCATAAAAACATCAAAGTTAGTTTGTATATAAAATAATCTCTATTCTAAAAAGTGAATGTCTTAGCCTAGGTACCTTACCTGAAATAATTCATGCATCTTACTCTCCAGGTAACAGTACTCTTGCTCTAACACTTCCAAAGCTCTCAAACACCCAGCACGGTTGTTTTGCTCGGAAGCGGCTCGAAATGCAACACATACATTTCTGACTCTTTTGGCACCAATACTTGAGCTACTTCCCATGAATTGATTCAAATGAATTCCCATTTTCTTGTAATCTAACAACTCTCTATCCATCCTGCATGTCATAATTTAGAAAATGCACGCCTCACCTACTTGAATTGAGTGTATAATTAGAAAAAAGTGAAGATGAAAAGGATGATTACAATAATCCTCGAAGACTCCTTAAGAGCTTTTCAGACTCGTGGAAGTAAATATTAACGACTTCTGCTACAAAGTTGGGAGAACTTTCATCTTGAAGCTGCTGTAGCTGCAAGAATTGTTCATCCAGCACACCCTGTATAATTCACCATGATTATTAATtggaaacaaaatcaaaatcaaactgaaattgaattaattaattaattaattaattaatgttgaGCTGACCTGGTGAAAGAGTAGTGCAAGTGAACGATTCATATCGGTTCGCAACCGATCCGCACCCAACCCAAGCATCCACACAGGTAGACCCGTTTTGCCTGCCTTATTCGAATTCCAAATTTATATGTTTGCTTTGAATGAGAGGTTTTAGCTACCTATCTGAGTTGAGCTGTATTTATAGTGTCTGTTTCTTCTGTTTATAGATATTTTTTGtaaagggatttttgtttctATTAACTATTCCATTCCATACATGCTCTTACACTTACCACTACTACTGTTGTGCACACGCCATTTCCAtaccctttttcttttatcataataataattaattataatagttaataTGTATTCAAATAAaccatttttaatatataattctATTATCCCAACAACATATGGAATCTCTTccaattaaattaataatactATACTTTTATAGGTAATTGATGAAATAAACTTAACTTTTTTAGCCTCATACATACAAcaactaatattataatttatatagaCTAATGTTCACCTTATCCGTGACAACTACATAGAGttaactaattaaataaaatataaatttattaattctaGTGAACATTATTGCAATtatacattaattaattacaacaTAGGAAATGGAAATCTTGTTTTATtctttttcattaataaaatattttaacggaatcaatctaattaaaattttgataattttctatgTATAATAAACTAAGTGCATTTATAATTAGTTTATTATATTGTACTTTGGATGGAGTTGAAGAAGTAAATCTCACAAATATAAAAGTAACAAATAactaaaatttgaattttaatgAAACGTAACACCGATAAAAAGAGAATGAgtaaaattttatctttaatgttttCAACTTAGAGTAatattaaaatttgaattttaatgAAAGGTAACACCGATAAAAAGAGAATGAATggattaataaaacaaaacgtaTATGGGTTCAAGGGCGTAAATAGTGGTACGAAAGTGTTGGCATACTCTAGTTGCCAGAAACTATTTCTGTTCATCTTTCAATTTTCATTTATGGAATGTGATTGTACTCTCAACAAATTAAGCATTGGGCATCTTCTTTCTACAGCCAACTTTTTAGCAtggtaaaagagagaaaaagaacaTTTAAACCTAAtttataggttttttttttcattctaaATAATTAAAGACTTATTCCGCTATTCAAATCATTTATATGCAATTAAAAATAAGTTTGGACCATTTTATGACAATAGTAAAGTTTAgttatagtaattaaaaataatagtaaTACAATAGGTTTTTGTGAAAATGACGCAAGATGGGGGAGAGTGGGAGAGTGTGGGTAATCAAGGTGAATGTGGGGTATAGACCGGAGCATATCAGGTTAGAAAATGGGAGGGGTGACCTTCTGTCCAATTAGCCGGTCAGCTCGCGTGCAGCCTGTTTTAGCAGGCTAGTGCGGCGTTGAACCCGCACTCCCAGCCGACAACTGCCTGCAGCCGGTTACTTGTCAGTGACCTTACCTTCTCATCCTTAACATAATCTGGTTTATTCTTTAACACGAAACATAACCTTtttcatgaaaattaaaaactctcttttttatgTGGTGGCAGTAGCAAGcatcttctcttctcttctcttcaaCCTTTTTCTCTTTTACTCTCTTTTTCATTTTCGAGAAAAATGCTGCTGTGCTGTGTGTATTactattaattaaataaagagAGCCCGATAAACAAGGATTAATTAAAAATCAGTGGCAAAATGGGTTAATGGTTTATTTTTTGTTATGTTGCTGATGGAACTTTTCAAAGTAAAGATTATTAACGGGAGGGACCATCATACAAGTTTGGATTTTCATATAGCCATATACTCATTTCTCCTTAGCTAACTCCTTTTCCTGTTACTTTGGAGGCCATCTTCTTTGATTGAATACTCATCTTTCATTATTAGATCATTTATCAACAAAGACCtaacatatttttatttatttataataacaatccaaatttgataaaaattatTACTAGTTTGAGCTTAATTCGCCATAAAGAAGATCACATAAAAACCAATCCAATGCGCTtccaaaaaattagaaaataaatacACAATATAATTTAGGAAAGACTCAACACGAGATAGACAAGTATACCTTACTCAAAATATTAAGGCGCCCTAATATATAAAAGTTTGTTTGGGAAAGAACATATGTTCCAGTAACAATTTAACATTTGTAAGGGCGCTAAtagaaaacaattaaaaaaaaaagtacattcCTATAAAGTAGGGAGCATTAGGGGATTACAAATGTATGTCAAAAACATTAGCCTCTACCTTTTTACTTTACTCTTTAGATACGAGGTTTGTACTGACTTAAGCGTCAGAGTGCTGGTGAGAAGGCAACTGCTATGTTTTGCAGATTACTCGGAGGTCGGAGGAAGGGTTGAGCCTATTTCATTCAAGCTCATTCTTGAATTTTCAATTATACATCAATTGGTGTGGTTAACTTGGAAACGAGATTGAAAATGGATACATCGGCTCTAATGAGAACATGCCGGATGA
The window above is part of the Euphorbia lathyris chromosome 3, ddEupLath1.1, whole genome shotgun sequence genome. Proteins encoded here:
- the LOC136221653 gene encoding pseudo histidine-containing phosphotransfer protein 6, with protein sequence MLGLGADRLRTDMNRSLALLFHQGVLDEQFLQLQQLQDESSPNFVAEVVNIYFHESEKLLRSLRGLLMDRELLDYKKMGIHLNQFMGSSSSIGAKRVRNVCVAFRAASEQNNRAGCLRALEVLEQEYCYLESKMHELFQLQQQRVLAAGVRYPMHN